The Polaribacter sp. HaHaR_3_91 genomic sequence GATATAGCAAGTGGCGAACAAGCTAACGCAGATGCAATTGCTTTATCTATTCAATTAATGAAAGAAGTTTTGCCAAAAGGTAAAATGATTAATTTACAAACAAACCCAAGTTACAATACAGCTAAATAAGAGCCTACAGATGATGATGAGTTAATCGCGTATGCAAAAGAAAATATATACTTTCCTTTGGCTATTTTTTTTTAATAATTACAGAAGAGAACGTCTATTTTAGTTATACAACAAGTGTATATGCTTTAAGCTCTAGTTCAGATGTATGGGACACTAGTTTTATAGCTGAGTTTCATTATTTTTTAGGAGAACCTTTAGGTGCTCCTATAAAAAATGGGTATATTTATGAGCGATCTTTTGAAAATTTAGATCTTAGGGTAAATATTGAAACCAAAGAGACTGTTTTTAATTGGAAGGATAAAACAGTATTATCTACAGATATACAAAGCTTTAAGGATACATTAGATCTATATCCTTACCCTGTAAATAACACCTTTCGTTTATCAAAAAAATTACATCTGCATTTGTTTATAATATGTTAGGACAAGAAATGATGAAATTTTCTAAGAACAGAAATCAATATGATATTTCCAGTCTTAAAAGCGGTTTTTTTATTATTAAAGTTATTTTAGAGAATAGTGAAACAAGGGTTATTCGTTTTGTTAAAAAGTAAATTAAATTTTTAACGCCACCTTATTAAAGTTACAAAACATTATTAATGAGATACTTGTGTCTGGTTAAAAATAAAATAGAGCAAAGCAATGATTGATTTAAGCAAAGCTAAATACTAAATTTCAACTAATTTTACTTAGAATTAATAATCAAATAAATTTTAAATTATGAAAAAACAATTACTTACTAGCCTTTTATTTTTATTAGCATCAATAACTACGGTTGCACAAACTTGGTATGACGTTGATAATGGAGTTACGGATTTAACATTTACATCTACTTGTGATGGATGTTCTGTTTCAACAGTTGCCAATCCTGACGCCACCGATACAGAAGCTACAAATGTACTATTATGGAAAATTGCAGCAGACACAACATTAGATACAGCAGGATTAACTGATGATGAAATAGCAGCATTAAAAATAGGAAACAAGGATCTTAGTTTTAGTTTTCCTAACGGTTATGTACTTACGCCAGCTGATTTCGCTAGTTTGAGTGTAAACGTACGTTTATATATGCCAGATATAACTAATTACTCTAACTTTGATTCATTAACTCGTATTAGGTTTTATTTAGGGACTCAACAAGTACAAGTAAAACTTTCAGATTTAGAAGGTACAGATGTAAATGGTTGGTACACTTTAACCTTTGATTTTAGTGGAAAAACGTATACAGAAAACGTAACTTCGGGTTATATTAGAATCCTTGGTCAATCTAACAGATTTACAAATTTAAATAACGATATTGACTTTCACTTTGATACGTTTACAAGTTCAGTAGCATTATCATTAGACCAAGGAGCAGTTTTAGATGCAGAAGCAGTTTTAGATGCTGGAAATGCGTGGTACCATAACTATAGCCCAGATACATTTGGCGTAACAGTTAATGAAGTACAAGGTGGTGTGTTTTTAGAACAAGGAAATGCAGTAACTACACCAACAACTACTGGAAACAGCAGTCCATTAGTTGCTAAGTTTACAAAAGGAGAAGATCCACACTCACAAATAAAGTTTCAATTACCAGGTGTTATTACAACCGACTATCAATCATCTGCTATTTTTAAAATAAGAGCCTATGTACCGTCAACAAATGTAAATGGAACTTCTGGTAGAAGATTGAGATTGTATTTGCGAGATGGAATTGAAACAGCAGGGCAAAAAAACGTAACAATTGATGTTACTATTTTTGATGCATGGCAAGAATACACCTTTGATTTTACAGAAAAAAACCTTACAGAAGGAGTATCTTATAGTACTGCAAATTTATTAATTGATCAACCAGATGCTGATCTTCTTGCTACAGGAAATGTATATTATTTTGATGCTTTTCAAGGACCAGCTGCAGCTATATTATCTGTAGATAATTTTGAATTGAATAACGCTTCTATTGTTGCGTATCCTAATCCTGTAACAAACAGTTTTCAAATAGATTCTAGTTTAGATATTGAAAATGTAAAATTATCTAATATTAATGGACGTTTAGTAAAAACGTTTAAAGCGAACACTAATTATGATGTTAGTAACTTAGCAAAAGGAATTTACATTGTAGATATTAAGACTCTTAAAGGTTTAAAAACTTTAAAAATTGTAAAAGAGTAAATATTTATTTTAAAATAACTCAATAGTATTAAAACCCTCTTGAGATAAGATTTATTTTTTTAATCAAAATTCTATAAAATTTATAAAAAAAAGGTAGTAATTTATATTACTACCTTTTTCTGTTAAGACAAATAACTTTTTTACTTTATTTATAAGTATGATCATCAATAAATAAAATTATTTATATAATGAAAACACAGTACAAAAATTTCCTCCCTTTAGTTTTAACAAGTGTATTACTATATAGTTGTAGTACACAAAAAGCACCCAACAACAAAACACAGAGTAATGATAGGCCAGAGCCTAATGTGGTGCTCTTACTTACTGATGATTTAGGTTGGCAAGATTTAAAAGTGTATGACATAGATAATCCATCTCCATACGAAACACCAAATATTGATGCTTTCGCAAAAGAAGGGGTTCAGTTTTGGCAAGCGTATTCTCCCGCTCCTACTTGTGCGCCAAGTAGATGTGCAATAATGAGTGGAAATCATCCTGCTAGAGCACAAAAAACACATGTTGTGGGTGGTGCGCCCCCTACAGTTTATGCTAATAAAGAAACACAACGTATTATGGATCCTTGGTATAGTGGACGTATGCCAGAAAACGAAACGACATTAGCTAGAGTCTTACAACAAAAGGGATACACAACAGGGCATGCAGGTAAATGGCACATGGCTATAAACCACTTTGCTTATCCGCAACCAGAAGACCAAGGTTTTGATGTTACTACCCATGATCGTGGAGCTACAGTTCCTCAAAAACCACATAGACTTACAGATTTTGCAACTAATAAAGCATCAGATCCTTATCGATTAGATAAAGAAGGATTCCCTTTTCATCAAAATAACGAAAATGCATTAAAGTTCTTAAAAGAGAACAAACAAGATCCATTTTTCTTGTATTACGCCACTTTTTTAGTGCATGCACCAATACATACCAGAAGTAAAGCGCTATTAGAAAAATACTGTAAAAAATTAGGTTTAGATTATCCAACTGATCCACATGGTTGGGACGTAAAAGGGCAAAACAATCCGTATTATGCTGCAATGGTAGAAATGTTAGATTATTATGTAGGCCAAGTTTTTGATTATTTACAAACTACAGACGATCCTCGTTGGCCTGGTCATAAATTAAGTGAAAATACGTATATTATTTTTACTTCTGATAATGGAGGAATGGAAGGGCATCCTGGTGAAGTTTTTACGGATAACTTTCCTTTAGATAAAGGAAAAATAAACGCTAAAGAAGGTGGTACAAGAGTTCCTTTAATTATTGCAGGACCTGGAATAAAAAAAGGAATACAATCTGATGTTGTTGTAAACGGACTTGATTTTTACCCTACAATTCTATCATTATTAAATGTTGAAAAACCAAAAAATAAACATTTAGACGGTGATGATTTATCTACTTTATTATTAAAAGATCCTACAGATTCTAAATTAGTTTTAGACAAAGAAGGAAATGAGAGAAATACGATGATGTGGCACTTTCCACATTCCTCATATCAAAGTACCTTACGTGTAGGTGATTATAAAATTATTAGGAATTATGATTACAAAAACAATCCTAAAACTCCAGAATTTGAACTTTACAGATTGTATGACACCTCTAACGGAACTGCTGAACGTGTTGATATAGAAGAAGCAAATAACTTAGCAAAAGTAGAAGTTAAAAGAACAAAAGAGATGAATGATAAGCTTACATCAATCTTAACAGAAATGAATGCGAGTTACCCATCTTACAATCCTTTTTACTTAAAAAAGATGGAGCATAAAGAAACTGTTCCAACAGTAATTTCTGAATCTATAAAGAAAGGTAAGGTTACTTTTAAGTACAAAAAAAATGGAGCAAAAGTTATAAAAGCCAATCTAATTTATACTACAAATGGTGGACATGAATATGAAGAGTGGTTTAAAGCAGAAGCAAATATAGAAGGAGATTCTACTATAACAGCCGTTTTACCAAAAGGAACAACGCATTATTTAATTAATTTAATTGATGAGTACAATTTTTTAGTAAGCTACCCAGAAATGCCTACTATAAAATCTCTTAAGACAGAGAAAAAACAATATTCTAACTATGCATTATCTAGTAAATAAGTAGTACTTAATTTAATTTGGGTTAAAACAAAAAGACGGGTAATCCTGTCTTTTTGTTTTAAAAATGAATTGTACTCATTTGAAGGTCTTTACCATTCATTTAATTTTCCCTCCTACTTATTCTGGAATTGGTTAACTGCTAATTTTTTAAAAGTAAATTGTATTTACTATAGTTTTC encodes the following:
- a CDS encoding sulfatase, whose translation is MKTQYKNFLPLVLTSVLLYSCSTQKAPNNKTQSNDRPEPNVVLLLTDDLGWQDLKVYDIDNPSPYETPNIDAFAKEGVQFWQAYSPAPTCAPSRCAIMSGNHPARAQKTHVVGGAPPTVYANKETQRIMDPWYSGRMPENETTLARVLQQKGYTTGHAGKWHMAINHFAYPQPEDQGFDVTTHDRGATVPQKPHRLTDFATNKASDPYRLDKEGFPFHQNNENALKFLKENKQDPFFLYYATFLVHAPIHTRSKALLEKYCKKLGLDYPTDPHGWDVKGQNNPYYAAMVEMLDYYVGQVFDYLQTTDDPRWPGHKLSENTYIIFTSDNGGMEGHPGEVFTDNFPLDKGKINAKEGGTRVPLIIAGPGIKKGIQSDVVVNGLDFYPTILSLLNVEKPKNKHLDGDDLSTLLLKDPTDSKLVLDKEGNERNTMMWHFPHSSYQSTLRVGDYKIIRNYDYKNNPKTPEFELYRLYDTSNGTAERVDIEEANNLAKVEVKRTKEMNDKLTSILTEMNASYPSYNPFYLKKMEHKETVPTVISESIKKGKVTFKYKKNGAKVIKANLIYTTNGGHEYEEWFKAEANIEGDSTITAVLPKGTTHYLINLIDEYNFLVSYPEMPTIKSLKTEKKQYSNYALSSK
- a CDS encoding T9SS type A sorting domain-containing protein, which produces MKKQLLTSLLFLLASITTVAQTWYDVDNGVTDLTFTSTCDGCSVSTVANPDATDTEATNVLLWKIAADTTLDTAGLTDDEIAALKIGNKDLSFSFPNGYVLTPADFASLSVNVRLYMPDITNYSNFDSLTRIRFYLGTQQVQVKLSDLEGTDVNGWYTLTFDFSGKTYTENVTSGYIRILGQSNRFTNLNNDIDFHFDTFTSSVALSLDQGAVLDAEAVLDAGNAWYHNYSPDTFGVTVNEVQGGVFLEQGNAVTTPTTTGNSSPLVAKFTKGEDPHSQIKFQLPGVITTDYQSSAIFKIRAYVPSTNVNGTSGRRLRLYLRDGIETAGQKNVTIDVTIFDAWQEYTFDFTEKNLTEGVSYSTANLLIDQPDADLLATGNVYYFDAFQGPAAAILSVDNFELNNASIVAYPNPVTNSFQIDSSLDIENVKLSNINGRLVKTFKANTNYDVSNLAKGIYIVDIKTLKGLKTLKIVKE